The Streptomyces sp. M92 nucleotide sequence CGCGAGGGGGCGTGTCCGTCCGTGGTCGGTGCCGAGACGGTGACCTCGAGCGAGTCGTCGACGAGACGGAAGACGCAACTGAGCACCGAGCCGGGCACGGCCTGCTGGAGCAGGATCGCGCAGGCCTCGTCGACTGCGATGCGCAGGTCCTCGATCTCGTCGAGGGTGAAGTCCAAACGGGCCGCGAGACCGGCCGTGGCCGTACGCAGCACCGACAGGTAGGCACCCGCGGCCGGCAGCCGGACTTCGACGAAGTCCTGGGTCGCGGGCTCGCCTGCGATCTGGGACACCCTCACCTCCAAGGTGGTACAAGCGTTACAGGGCCGAGGTTCACCTCGGGGTAACGCGATACGTGGTTCAGCGGTGACGTTATCGCGCTCCGAACTTTCCTGTCCCCGAGACCCCAACCCCTTGCTGTCACTCATAGTAAACACATGAACACGCACAGTGGCTAGGGGTTCGGCGGGCTCAAATCGGAAGAGCGCGCGCCGGGTTGACGTACCCAGGCCTCAGACGGTCGAACCGTCCCCGGCCGAGGTCACACGAGTACGTGATCCACGAAACACCAACGCCAGCTCTCCCCGGGCTCGAAGGTGCGCATCACCGGGTGGCCGGTCTCCTCGTGGTGCGCGGTCGCGTGCCGCCTCGGCGAGGAGTCGCAGCAGCCGACGTGGCCGCACACGAGGCACAGCCTCAGCTGCACCGGGTCCGTCCCCTCGGCCAGACACTCCGGGCAGGTCTCGCTGCGTGGCTCCGGTTCCGGGTGCGGCAGCGCGTCGGCGTGCGTGCACTGTTTCATGATTGCCAGGTTACGACGGGCGGGCGGAGCACCGCGTGGACGACGAGGGCGGGCGAGGACGATGGACGTGATGCCGCTGCTGTTGCTGGTGGCGGGCAGCGCCGCGATCGCCGCGGCGGGCCGGAGGCTACCGGTGCCGGCGCCGCTGCTGCTGGTGGCCGTGGGACTGGCCGTGAGCTACGTGCCCGGCGTGCCCGACTACACCCTCGACCCGCACATCGTCCTCCCGCTGCTGCTGCCCCCGCTGCTCCACACGGCGGCCACCGACAGCTCCTACCTCGACCTGCGGGCGCAGCTGCGGCCCGTGGCGCTGCTGTCCGTCGGCTACGTGCTCTTCGCGACCTTCGTCGTGGGCGCCGCCGCGTACCTGATCGTGCCGGGCCTGCCCCTGACCGCGGCCCTGGTGCTCGGCGCGGTGGTGGCTCCGCCCGACGCCGTCGCGGCGACGGCGGTGGCGCGCCGGGTGGGGCTGCCGAACCGGATCACCACGATCCTCCAGGGCGAGTCCCTGGTGAACGACGCCACCGCGATCACCGCCTTCCGGGTGGCGCTCGCCGCGGCGGTCGGCGAAGGAGCCACCTGGGCCGGCGGGATCACGGAGTTCCTGATCGCGGCGGTCGGCGGCGTCGGTGTCGGGCTGGTGCTGATGGTGCCGCTCCACTGGCTGCGCACGCACGTGAAGGAGGCCCTCCTCCAGAACACGCTCTCGCTGCTGATCCCCTTCGCCGCCTACGCGGTCGCCGAGCAGGTGCACGCGTCCGGGGTGCTGGCGGTGGTGGTCGTCGCGCTGTTCCTCGGCCACCGCGCGTGGGAGGTCGATTTCGCCACCCGCCTCCAGGAGGACGCGGTCTGGAAGATGGTCGCCTTCGTGCTGGAGTCGTCCGTGTTCGCGCTGATCGGCCTCCAGCTCCCCGTGGTCCTCAAGGGCCTCGGGGACTACGAGGGCACCGACGCCGCCTGGTACGCGGTAGCCGTCTTCCTGGTGGTCGCCGTGGCCCGCTTCGTGTGGGTGTATCCGGCGACCTACCTGCCGCGCCTGTCGGCACGCGTCCGCGCGCGCGAGGGGGACCTCTCCTGGAAGGGACCGTTCGTGATCGGCTGGGCGGGGATGCGGGGGGTGGTCTCGCTGGCCATCGCCTTCTCCATCCCGCTCACCGTGCACGGCGGCGGGCCCTTCCCCGAGCGGAACCTCATCCTGTTCCTCACCTTCACCACGGTCATCGGCACGCTGGTCGTCCAGGGCGTCACCCTGCCGCCGCTGATCCGCCTGCTGAAGTTCCCCGCCCATGACGTCCAGGCCGAGACGCTGGCCGAGGCCAACGCCCAGGCGCAGGCCTCCCGCGCCGCCGAGCAGCGCCTGGACGACCTCCTCGCCGACGAGCGCAACGCGCTGCCGACCCCCCTCGCCGACCGTCTGCGCACGGTCCTGGAGCGTCGCCGCAACGCCGTCTGGGAACGGCTAGGCCAGGTCAACCCCGTCACCGGGGAGAGCGTCGACGACACCTACCGGCGGCTGTCGCGGGAGATGATCGGCGCAGAGCGGGAGGTCTTCGTGCGGCTGCGGGACGGCCGGTACATCGACGACGAGATGCTGCGGACCCTGCTGCGCCGGCTGGACCTGGAGGAGGCGGCGGCGTACCGGGAGACGACGTAGGCCGGCCGGGGTCAGGGGAAGGGACGGCCGGTGACGACCGCGGCCACGGTCGTCCCGCGCGGGAACGCGCCCTCCTCGGCCAGGGTGACCAGGGCGTGCAGCATCTTGGCGACGTAGACGCGCTCCACGGGCAGGCCGTGGCGGCGTTCGAAGTCCTCGGCGAAGGCTTCGAGCCCGGCGGTGGTGCGGGCGTAGCCGCCGAAGTGGAAGCGGTCGTCGAGGCTCCAGTCGCCGCGCGGCCCGCCGAACGCCCGGTCCTGGAGCCGCCGTATGTCCTCGGTCAGGAAGCCGCCCCTGAGCACGGGGATGCCCAGCACCCGCCGTCCCGCGGGCAGTCCCGCGGCCAGCCCGGCCAGCGTGCCGCCGGTGCCGCAGGCGAGCGCGACCACGTCGGCGTGCTCGCCCAGTTCCCCGCCGAGCGCCCGGCAGCCGCGTACGGCCGCCGGGTTGCTGCCGCCCTCGGGCACGACGACCGCGTCCTCGGCGTCCACCGCGCGCAGGAGCGCCGCCAGGACGTCGGGCTCAGTCTTGCGGCGGTACGTGGAGCGGTCGGTGAAGTGCAGTCGCATGCCGTCGGCCGCGCACCGGGCCAGCGAGGGGTTGAGCGGCCGGCCGGCCAGTTCCTGACCGCGCACCACGCCCACCGTGGGCAGCCCGAGCAGCCGGCCGGCGGCGGCCGTGGCGCGCAGGTGGTTGGAGTACGCGCCGCCGAACGTGACGACGGTGCTCCCGGCCGCGCCGGCGAGGTTCGGAGCGAGTTTGCGCCACTTGTTGCCGACCAGTTCCGGATGGATCAGGTCGTCGCGCTTCAGCAGCAGCCGGAGCCCGCGCCGCTCGAACCGCTCGTCGGCGACCTCCTGCAAGGGGGAGGGCAGGCGCGGTCGCAGAGCGGAGAGTGCGGAGGTGCAGGTGCCGGTCACCCCGCCATTGTCCCGCCGCGCGGTCCGGGCGCACGCCTCACTTCAGCCGGTCGCGGATCCGCCTCCGCATCGACCCCATCGAGAACCCCCGCGGGTCCACCTTCCCCGGCTGCCATTCGAGGTGGCCGATGACGGATCGTTCATTCCAGCCGTGATGGCGGCAGACCGCGGCGGCGGCCCGCTCGATCGCCTCGAGCTGCGCGGCGGGCCAGGGATCGTCGCCGTCGCCCAGGTTCTCGCACTCGAAGCCGTAGAAGTGACGGTTGCCGTCGGTGTTCGACTCGTTGTCCCGGGGCAGCGCCTTCTCCGCGATCACAGCGCGCAGCACGTCGTCGTCGCCCAGCCCGGCGTGGTTGGCCCGTCCGTACCCGACCAGGTGGACCTTGCCGTCCTTGGTGATGACCCCGTGGCACAGCGGACCCGGCAGATCTTCGTAACCCTTGCGGCAGATCTCGACGGTCCGCGCGCTTCCCTTGGTGACCGTGTGGTGGATCATCACACCGTGCACGGGGCCCCAGGGCCCCTTGTGGTTGCGGTTGTGATCCCGCCAGTCGCCGACCTGCACGACGGTGAGGCCCTCCGCCTTCAGTGCCTTGAGGAAACTGCTCGCGGACATGGGTGAGGCCACGGCCGGCTCCTTCACGCTGCGCGACGACCGCCCGGCGCGACCGCCTCGTACGGTGCTTCTACCGAAATGGAGTGCTCCCTACGACTTGTTCGGTCCCCGTGCGAGTCGTTTCGGCCAATGTCATACCGGCCATCGGCTCTGACCTGCGCCGGACAAGACGCCGATACGTCGAACAAGCCCCCATGTCTGCCCCGGCCGACGGTGATCCATTCCCGCTCTTTCGGGTAATAGCACCGGCACGCTCCGTGAGGAAGGCTGGTCCCCGCACATCGATGCCGGGCGCAGCCGTCCGGCATGACCGGGAGGGCAATTCCTTATGTCGGTAGGCGAAGAGGTCCGCACCGAGCAGACCAGGCCGCAGCAGAGCCTCGGCACGGCGGCCGCGCGGAACCTGGCCACCACGACCAAGTCCGTTCCTCAGATGCAGGAGATCAGCTCCCGCTGGCTGCTGCGCACACTTCCCTGGGTCGACATCCAGGGCGGTACGTACCGGGTGAACCGGCGCATGACCTTTGCCATCGGCGACGGCCGGGTCACGTTCGTGAAGACCGGCGACCGCGTCGAGGTCATCCCGGCGGAGCTGGGCGAACTGCCGGCTCTGCGCTCGTACGAGGACGAGGAGGTGCTCTCGGAGCTCGCGCGGCGCTGCGAGCAGCGGGAGTTCGGCCCCGGCGAGGTGATCGCCTCGTTCGGCGCCCAGGCCGACGAGGTGTACCTGCTGGCCCACGGCAAGGTGGAGAAGGTCGGCACCGGCCCCTACGGCGACGACGCGGTGCTCGGCGTCCTCGCCGACGGCGCCTACTTCGGCGACGAGGCGCTGCTGGACGGGGACGCCATCTGGGAGTACACCGCCCGCACGGTCACCGCTTGCACGGTGCTGGTGCTTCCGCGCCAGGAGGTGGGGCAGGTCGCGGAGCGCTCGGACTCCCTGCGCTCACACCTCGAGGAGCGCCGCTCGCTCCCCGAGCAGCCCACCAACAGGCACGGCGAGAAGGCGATCGACCTCTCCGCCGGCCACAGCGGCGAGCCGGACATCCCGCACACCTTCGTCGACTACGAGGCGCGGCCCCGCGAGTACGAACTGAGCGTCGCCCAGACCGTGCTGCGCATCCACTCGCGCGTGGCCGACCTCTACAACCAGCCGATGAACCAGACGGAGCAGCAGATCCGCCTGACCGTCGAGGCGTTGAAGGAGCGCCAGGAGCACGAGCTCATCAACAACCGCGAGTTCGGCCTGCTGCACAACTGCGAGTACGACCAGCGGATCCAGCCGCACGACGGCGTGCCCGGCCCGGACGACCTCGACGAGCTGCTGAGCCGCCGGCGCGGCACCAAGCTGCTCCTCGCCCACCCGCGGGCCATCGCCGCGATCGGCCGCGAGTTCAACCGGCGCGGACTCGTCCCCGAGACGATCGACGTGGCCGGCAACCGCATCCCGACCTGGCGCGGTGTGCCGATCTACCCGTGCAACAAGATCCCGGTCACCGAGGCCCGCACGTCCTCGATCATCGCGATGCGTACGGGCGAGCAGGACCAGGGGGTGATCGGGCTGCGCGCCACCGGCATCCCCGACGAGATCGAGCCGAGTCTGTCGGTGCGGTTCATGGGGATCAACGAGCAGGCCATCATCAAGTACCTGGTCACGGCCTACTACTCGGCCGCCGTCCTCGTACCGGACGCGCTCGGCGTGCTGGAGAACGTCGAGATCGGCCGCTGGCAGTGACGCCAGTCTCCCGAACGCCGTGTTCCCGCCCGCCCGGGCGGGTACACCCCCGGGGTACGGTCGCGGGCGCACGGGGGGAGGCGGGTCGATGACGGAGGCTCCGCGCGGCACCGGTGGGGCGTGCCGGTCCACCGGAACGCTGGACAGGGGCGAGCGCATCGGCACACAGCGGGGGGAAGAGCCGGAAGGCCCGGCCGACGGGCACGAGGCGGCGGTGCTCCTGCGGGAGTCCCGGGCGTCGGTCGACCCCGGATTGCGGTCCGCCCTCGCGACCCTGCCCGCCGGTATGCGGCGGGTCGCGCTCTACCACTTCGGCTGGCAGCACGCGGACGGCACACCGGCGTCCGGCAACGCGGGCAAGGCGATCCGCCCCGCGCTGGTCCTCGCCTCGGCCGCCGCCCTCGGCGGCCCCGCGGCCCGGACGGCGGCGGTGCCGGCCGCGGCGGCGGTGGAGCTGGTCCACAACTTCACGCTGCTGCACGACGACGTGATGGACCGCGACAGCACCCGGCGCCACCGCCCGACCGCCTGGACCGTGTTCGGCGACGCCGACGCGATCCTCGCCGGGGACGCCCTCCAGGCGCTGGCCCTGCGGCTGCTCGCCGCGGACCCGCACCCGGCGGCGGCGGCCGCCGCCGCCCGGCTCGCCGACTGCGTCATGGAACTCTGCGAGGGCCAGCACGCGGACACGGCCATGGAGCGGCGCGCCCCGGACGAGGTCACGCTCGAGGAGACGCTCGCCATGGCCGAGGCCAAGACGGGCGCGCTGCTGGGCTGCGCCTGTGCCCTCGGCGCGCTCTACGCCGGGGCGGCCGACGAGGAGGTGGAGGCCCTGGACGCCTTCGGCCGGGAGGCCGGGCTGGCGTTCCAGCTGATCGACGACGTCATCGGCATATGGGGCGACCCGCGCCGCACCGGCAAGCCGGCCGGCGCGGACCTGGCCGCCCGGAAGAAGTCGCTTCCGGTGGTCGCCGCGCTCACCGCCGGTACCCCGGCCGCCGCCGCACTCGCCGAGCTGTACTCGGCACCGTACGACGAGGACAAGGAGGACCTGGAGCGCAGCGCCCTGGCCGTGGAGCGGGCGGGCGGCCGTGACTGGGCGCAGGCCCAGGCCGCCGACCACATGGCCCGGGCCATGCAGGAACTGGCCCGCGCGGTGCCCGATCCCGAGGCGGCGGGCGGCCTGCTCGCACTGGCCGAGTTCGTGACCCGGCGCAGTACCTGACCCTCCCCGGCCGTCCGGCGGCGATCGAGCGCCGCACGGCCGGGCACGACCCCGGAGCCCGTGCAGGGCCGTACGGACCTGACCGACGTACGGTCGCGCCGCCGAGGGCTCCGGCCCGGCGGGTCCCGCACTTCCCCACGGTGTGCGGGGCCCGCCTCCTCGGCGTTCGTCGGACAGGCTCTAAGCTCAACCGCCGTACGCGCGAGCGAGGTTGAGGCGAAGGGGCGGGCGGGACATGGGTGTGGCGATCCGGACGGCGGGGGAGGGCGACCGGGAACTGGTCGTCCGGCTGCTGGACGAGGCGTTCCAGGACGACCCGGTCAGCGGCTGGGTCTTCCCCGGTGAGGAATACCGTCGCCGGACTCACCACCGGCTCATGGCCGCCTTCACCGACGCCGTGCTCGCCGACGGGCGCATCGACATCACCGAGGACGGCGCGGCCTGTGCGCTCTGGCTGTCCGTGCCCGCGGGTGAAGGCGCCGGCGAGGAGCCGGGCGGCGATGCCGAGGACGTCCCGGCCCTGGTGCGCGAGGCAGTCGATCCGGACAACGAGCGGGTGGAGCTGATAGCCCGGCTGACGGAAGGCGTCCATCCCTCGGGCCGGGCCCACGAGTACCTGTGGATGATCGGCGTGGCCCCCGGCCGGCAGGGCGAGGGCCTGGGCACCGCGCTGGTCGGGACGGTCCTCGGCCGGTGCGACCGTGAGGGACTGCCCGCCTACCTGGCGGCGAGCAGCGACCGCAGCAGGCACCTGTACGAACGCCTCGGGTTCGAGTTCACCGGCCGGGCCCTGGACCTCCCGGGCGGCCCCCGGATGTGGCCGATGTGGCGTGAGCCGCGGCAAATCTCTCGGACCACCCCACCTGGAGTACTATGAATGGAGTGGTCTCAAGGGGGAGGGCAACGTCTTGCGCAAGCTCACGTACTTCATCGCCTGCTCGATCGACGGCTTCATCGGCGGCCCGGACGGCGACGCCGCCTTCATGGTCCCGTTCGTCGACGAGGAGTTCCTCGCGTTCCTGAAGGCGGAATACCCCGAAACCCTGCCGACCCACGGCCGGCGGCCGCTCGGCATCGACGACCTGCCGAACAAGCGGTTCGACACGATCGTCCAGGGCAGGGCCAGCTACGAGCTCGCCCTCAAGGAGGGTGTCACCAGCCCCTACGCGCACCTGCGCGAGTACGTCGCCTCCCGCACTCTCTCGGAGTCGCCCGACCCCAACGTCGAGATCGTCTCGGCGGACCTGGTCGGCAAGGTCCGCGAACTCAAGGCGGAGGACACCGGTTTCGACATCTACCTGTGCGGCGGGTCGGCCGTCGCCGGCGAGCTGTTCGACGAGGTCGACGAGCTGGTCATCAAGACCTACCCCGTGGTGCTGGGCACCGGCATGCCGATGTTCGGGACCGGCTTCGCCGTCACCGAGTTCGTCCCGCAGTCGGTGCGGAGCTTCGGCAACGGCGTCGTGGTGCGGACGTACCGCAGGAGGCGCTGACCGGCGTCACCGCCCGCTGCGGCGAGGCCGGAAACGACCGCACCCGGACCGCCACGGACGCCGTGGTCGGCGCCCCGCGGGCCGGGTGCGGAGGGGAAGACCGTGCGTCAGGCCTTCTTGGTCTCCCAGAAGATCTTGTCGATCTGGGCGATGTAGTCCAGCGCCTTCTGGCCGGTCGCCGGGTCCTTCGAGCCCTTGGCGGCCGACAGGGCCTTCAGGGTGTCGTTGACCAGCTGGTGCAGCTCCGGGTACTTCTCGAAGTGCGGCGGCTTGAAGTAGTCGCTCCACAGCACGGAGACGTGGTGCTTCGCCAGCTCGGCGCGCTGCTCCTTGATGACCGTGGCACGCGTCTGGAAGTGCGGGTCGTCGTTGCCGGCCATCTTCTCCTGCACGGCCTTCACCGACTCCGCCTCGATGCGGGCCTGGGCCGGGTCGTACACGCCGCAGGGCAGGTCGCAGTGGGCGCTGACCGTGACCTTGGGGGCAAACAGGCGGGAAAGCATGAAGCGTTCCTTCCTCGTGATCGTCTTCTCAGGGGGGACATTACTCCCTGGGAGGCGCGATTTCGCGAGTGCCCCCGTGGGCTTAGGACAAAAGTCCGGGGTGAGACTGAGACTGGTGGAGGAAACACCGGGGAGGTGCCGGGTCATGCCGGAGCAGTCGTCGCAGGAGACCGAACGCCCGAGAGGGGCGTTGCCTTTCGGCCCGGCCGAGGTGACCGGGCCGTCGATGGTGCCCACGCTGCACCACGGCGACGTGCTCCTCGTGCACTGGGGTGCGCGGGTCCGGCCGGGTGACGTCGTGGTGCTGCGGCATCCCTTCCAGCAGGACCTGCTGGTGGTCAAGCGGGCCGTCGAGCGGCGCGGGACCGGCTGGTGGGTGCTCGGCGACAACGCCTTCGCGGGCGGTGACAGCACCGACTACGGGGTCGTTCCGGAGGAACTGGTGCTCGGCCGGGCGCGGGCGCGGTACCGGCCCCTGAAGCCCGGTCAGCGCTCGCCGTTCGCCGTGGGCCGCTGGGCGCTCTCCGCGCTGCGGCCGGTGCTGACCGACCGGTCCGCCTCCAGGCGCTTGCGGGCGCGGTAGGCCGCCACGTTGGCGCGGGTGGCGCAGCGGTCCGAGCAGTAGCGCCGGGAGCGGTTCGTCGAGGTGTCCAGGTAGGCGTTGCGGCAGGGGGCCGCCTCGCACAGGCCCAGGCGGTCCACGCCGTACTCGGTGAGGTGGAAGGCCAGGCCCATCGCCGCGATGGCGGCGAAACCGGCGGTCGCGTTGGACGGGTGGTCCGCCAGGTGCATGTGCCACAGCGGGCTGCCGTCGTCGTCGCGGTGGTCGTGGCCGGAGATCTGCGGGCTCACCGGGAACTCCAGCAGGAGGGAGTTGAGCAGGTCCACGGCGAGGGTCTCGTCGCCGCCGTCGGCCGCCTCGAAGACCGCGCGCAGCCGCCCGCGGACCGAGCGGAAGCGGGTCACGTCCGCGTCAGTGGCGCGCCGGGCCGCCGACTGGTTGGCGCCGAAGAGCTCGCGTACGGCCTCGACCGAGGTGAGGGAGTCCTGCCCCCGGGCCGGTTCCTCGGTGTTGACGAGACGCACGGCGTAGTCCGAGTAATAGGCCAGTTCCACTTGTAGTCCTTACGAAGGGGCTCTATGGTCGTGCCTGCGGTCAGGTAATGGCTGATCGCGCTTACAGGGTATTACGTGACGCACGCGACGGAGGGGCTCGATGACGGACGCGGACATCACCACGGCCACCACACCCGCACCCGCAGCCGACTGGCAGGCCTGGCAGGAGAGCTGGGACCGGCAGCAGGAGTGGTACATGCCCGACCGGGAGGAACGCTTCCGGATCATGCTGGACATGGTCGAGGCACTGGTGGGGCCCGCGCCCCGGGTGCTGGACCTCGCCTGCGGCACCGGCACCATCACGGCCCGGCTGCTGGCCCGCTTCCCGCCGGCCACCAGCACCGGCGTGGACCTCGACCCGGCGCTCCTCGCCATCGCCGAGGGAACCTTCGCCGGCGACGAACGGGTCTGTCTGGTCACCGCCGACCTCAAGGACCCCGACTGGACGGCGGGGCTGCCGTACGACTCGTACGACGCCGTACTGACCGCCACGGCCCTGCACTGGCTCCACGCCGAACCCCTCGCGGCCCTCTACGGTCGGGTCGCGGAGGTCGTCCGCGACGGCGGTGTCTTCATGAACGCGGACCACATGATCGACGAGACGACGCCCCGGATCAACGCGGCCGAGCGCGCGCAGCGGCACGCGAAGATGGACGCCGCCAAGGCGGGGGGTGCCCTCGACTGGTCCGAGTGGTGGCAGCTCGCCGCCAAGGACCCGGTGCTCGCCGGTCCCACCGCCCGCCGCTTCGAGATCTACGGCGAGCACGCCGACGGCGACATGCCCTCGGCCCAGTGGCACGCGCGTGTGCTGCGCGAGAAGGGCTTCGGCGAGGCGCGGCCGGTGTGGTGCTCGCCGTCGGACACGCTGCTGCTGGCGGTCAAGTAGCCCGGGGACACGCCGGAGGGGCGGTACGGACTCCGTACCGCCCCTCCGGCGTGTTGGCGGGCGCTCAGAGCACCTTGGACAGGAATGCCTTGGTCCGCTCCTGCTGCGGGTCCGTCAGGACGTCGCGCGGGTTGCCCGACTCCACGACCACGCCGCCGTCCATGAAGACCAGACTGTCGCCGACCTCCCGGGCGAAGCCCATCTCGTGGGTGACGACGACCATCGTCATGCCGGACTCGGCGAGGTCGCGCATGACGTCCAGGACGTCACCGACCAGCTCCGGGTCGAGGGCGGAGGTCGGCTCGTCGAACAGCATCAGCTTCGGGTCCATCGCCAGGGCCCGCGCGATGGCGACGCGCTGCTGCTGGCCGCCGGAGAGCTGTGAGGGGTAGTTGCCGGCCTTGTCGCCGAGGCCCACCCGCTCCAGGAGGGCGGTGGCACGCTCCCTGGCCTGGGCCTTGCTCACGCCCCTGACCTGGACCGGAGCCTCCATGACGTTCTCGACGGCCGTCATGTGCGGGAACAGGTTGAAGCGCTGGAAGACCATGCCGATGTCCCGGCGCTTCAGGGCGACCTCGCTGTCCTTCAGCTCGTAGAGCTTGTCGCCCTTCTGGCGGTAGCCGACCAGCTCGCCGTCGACGTACAGACGCCCGGCGTTGATCTTCTCGAGGTGGTTGATACACCTGAGGAAGGTGGACTTGCCGGAGCCGGAGGGGCCGATGAGGCAGAACACCTCGCCCTGCTTCACCTCCAGGTCGATGCCCTTGAGGACCTCGACGGCGCCGAAGGACTTGTGGACGCCCTCGGCCTTCACCATGGCGGTCATGCGGTGCCTCCCGTCGTGCTGGAGCGGTTCGACAGGGACAGCACGTTCGCCTTGACCTTCTGGAACGGGGTGGCCGGCAGGGACCTGCTCGAACCCCGCGCGTAGTACCGCTCCAGGTAGTACTGGCCCACGCTGAAGACCGACGTCAGCAGCAGGTACCAGGCCGCCGCCAGGAACAGCATCTCGGCCGGTGCGCCGGAGGTCTGGCCGATGTCCTGGGCCGCGCGGAACAGCTCGGGGTACTGGACGACCGAGACCAGTGACGTCGTCTTCAGCATGTTGACGACCTCGTTGCCCGTGGGCGGCACGATCACGCGCATCGCCTGCGGGATCACGATCCGGCGCAGCGTCTTGGTGTGGCTCATGCCCAGCGCGTGCGCCGCCTCGGTCTGGCCCTCGTCGACCGCGAGCAGACCGGCCCGGCAGATCTCCGCCATGTACGCGGCCTCGTTGAGGCCGAGGCCGAGCAGCACCGTCAGGAACGGCGTCATGAAGTCCGACCACTCGTCCCGGTAGACCGGACCGAGGTTGATGTACTCGAAGACCAGGCCCAGGTTGAACCAGACCACCAGCTGCACGAGGACGGGCGTGCCGCGGAAGAACCAGATGTAGAACCACGCGATGGACGAGGTCACCGGGTTCTTCGACAGCCGCATGACGGCGAGCAGGATGCCGCCGAAGATGCCGATCGCCATGGCCAGGACGGTGATCAGCAGCGTCTTGCCCACGCCGGAGACGATCCGGTCGTCGAAGAAGTAGTCCGGGATCGCGCCCCAGTTGATCTTGCCCTGGGAGAACGCGTACACGACCGCGGCCAGCAGCGCGAGCGCGACGGTCGCGGAGACGTACCGCCCGTAGTGGCGGACCGGGATGGCCTTGATGGCCTCCGGCCCGGCCGGCGGGGTGTCGGCCGGGCCGCCCGCCGTCTTGTCGATGTCAACAGTCACGGATGTTGCCTTTCAGCGCCCGCCGGGTGTCACTTGCCGCCGTTGACGGTGGCCTCGGTGACGGCGCCTTCCGCCACGCCCCACTTGTCGAGAACCTTCTGGTACTCGCCGTTGGCGATGATCGCGTCCAGCGCCGCCTTCAGGGCGTCCCGCAGCTGGGTGTCGTCCTTGGCGACCGCGATGCCGTACGGGGCGGCCTCGACCTGCTCGCCGACGATCTGGAAGTCCTTGCCGCCGCCGGAGGTCTTCACCGCGTACGCCGCGACCGGGAAGTCGGAGGAACCGGCGTCGGCGCCGCCCGCGCGCAGGCGGGTCTGGGCCTGCTGGTCGTTGTCGTAGGGCTCGATGGTGATCTTCTTGCCGGCCGGGCACTTCTCGTTCTCGGCCTTGGCGAGGTCCTCGGAGACCGTGCCGCGCTGGAGGACCAGCTTCTTGCCGCACAGGTCGGACCAGGTCTTGATGCCCTGGTCGTCGCCCTTCTTGGTGTAGATCGACACACCGGCGGTGAAGTAGTCCACGAAGTCGACGCCCTGGCCGACCTTCTTGCCGGTCTCGGAGTCGATGCCCTCCTGGCGCTCCTTGGTGTCGGTCATCGCCGACATCGCGATGTCGTAGCGCCCGGAACGCAGACCGGTGATCAGGGTGTCGAAGGTGCCGTTCGCGAACTCGAACCTGACGCCGAGCTGCTTGCCCATGGCGTCCGCGAGGTCGGGGTCGATGCCGACCGTCTTGCCGGACTTGTCCTTGAACTCGACCGGGGCGTAGGCGATGTCGGAACCGACCTTGATGAC carries:
- a CDS encoding ABC transporter substrate-binding protein, with amino-acid sequence MTARSTRRTTAAHSRTAAVGAIAVAGALLLTGCGDQTENSGSGSGDQSAVAAPLADKLPQDIRDAGVIKVGSDIAYAPVEFKDKSGKTVGIDPDLADAMGKQLGVRFEFANGTFDTLITGLRSGRYDIAMSAMTDTKERQEGIDSETGKKVGQGVDFVDYFTAGVSIYTKKGDDQGIKTWSDLCGKKLVLQRGTVSEDLAKAENEKCPAGKKITIEPYDNDQQAQTRLRAGGADAGSSDFPVAAYAVKTSGGGKDFQIVGEQVEAAPYGIAVAKDDTQLRDALKAALDAIIANGEYQKVLDKWGVAEGAVTEATVNGGK